In the genome of Cryptococcus deuterogattii R265 chromosome 6, complete sequence, one region contains:
- a CDS encoding alcohol dehydrogenase propanol-preferring, which yields MTTLQGVSIPKTQTVAVVPSVGTAIKIDNQAKVVQAEELKPGQCLVKISHTGVCHTDLHAKQGDWPVPPMNPLIGGHEGVGHIVAIGANTVNSPVKLGDRVGIKWLANSCLTCEPCRRGFEMNCDHAELSGYTVDGTFAEYVVSFVNHVTPIPPSLDSAGAASILCAGVTSYKALKVSNTKVGDWVALPGAGGGLGHLAVQYAKAMGLKVVAIDTGAAKEKLVKSLGADAWVDFKTTKDLVADVKAATGGEGPAAAVVTASHKAGYTQAIDYLKPSGTLVAVGLPNAEMGANIFWTVFKSIRIQGSYVGNRQDAIEALQLVEDGKVKVIFEQKPLADLKAVYEGLEEGKIAGRVVLQVANE from the exons ATGACCACTCTTCAAGGTGTTTCTATCCCGAAGACCCAGACTGTTGCCGTCGTCCCCTCCGTCGGCACAGCCATCAAAATCGACAATCAGGCCAAAGTCGTTCAAGCTGAAGAGCTCAAGCCGGGACAATGTCTAGTCAAGATCAGCCACACCGGTGTCTGTCACACAGACTTGCACGCCAAGCAGGGTGACTGGCCTGTTCCTCCAATGAACCCTTTAATCGGTGGTCACGAAG GTGTCGGTCACATTGTTGCCATCGGTGCCAACACTGTCAACTCCCCCGTCAAGCTCGGTGACCGAGTCGGTATCAAGTGGCTTGCCAATTCTTGTCTCACTTGTGAGCCTTGCCGACGAGGCTTCGAGATGA ACTGTGACCACGCAGAGCTCTCTGGCTACACCGTCGATGGTACCTTCGCCGAATACGTAGTCTCTTTCGTCAACCACGTTACCcccatccctccttcccttgaCTCTGCTGGTGCTGCCTCTATTCTTTGTGCTGGTGTCACCTCCTACAAGGCTCTCAAGGTTTCCAATACAAAAGTCGGTGATTGGGTTGCCCTTCCcggtgctggtggtggCCTTGGTCATCTTGCTGTCCAGTATGCCAAGGCTATGGGTCTCAAGGTCGTCGCCATCGACACTGGGGCTGCCAAGGAAAAGCTCGTCAAGTCTCTCGGTGCCGATGCTTGGGTGGACTTCAAGACCACGAAAGACCTCGTTGCGGACGTCAAGGCTGCCACTGGGGGTGAAGGTCCAGCCGCTGCTGTTGTGACTGCTTCCCATAAGGCTGGCTATACTCAGGCTATCGACTACCTCAAGCCTTCCGGTACTTTGGTCGCTGTCGGTCTCCCCAATGCCGAGATGGGTGCCAACATCTTCTGGACTGTCTTTAAGAGCATCCGAATCCAAGGTTCTTACGTTGGTAATAGGCAGGACGCCATCGAAGCCCTCCAGCTTGtcgaggatggaaaggtcAAGGTCATTTTTGAGCAGAAGCCTCTTGCTGACCTTAAGGC CGTCTACGAGGGTCtcgaagaaggcaagatTGCCGGACGGGTCGTCCTCCAGGTCGCCAACGAGTAA